The proteins below are encoded in one region of Aquisphaera giovannonii:
- the xerD gene encoding site-specific tyrosine recombinase XerD: MAKPRFRPDPDRDPVGPFLHFLMAECNVSPHTLAAYRSDLMRFLRWRKANAPGPLRSLDILSLSGYVEELGRQGLAASSIGRHLASLSTFFRYLVSEGKVADNLAKLLVAPAVWDRLPTVLGPAAVERMLAAPRPDTPMGRRDRAALETLYATGCRASEVVGLRAADVDLQTGLARCVGKGDKERWVPLGAKAIAALRAYLADRPGLVSRHPETRTLFVARSGRPLSRVGLWRIVKKSAAAAGLKGDVSPHTLRHSFATHLLAGGADLRAVQEMLGHASIATTQIYTRVEMSRLREVHAQFHPRGRPPVDPDAAR, encoded by the coding sequence ATGGCCAAACCAAGATTTCGGCCCGATCCGGATCGCGATCCGGTCGGGCCGTTCTTGCATTTCCTGATGGCGGAGTGCAACGTCTCGCCGCACACGCTGGCCGCCTATCGTTCCGACCTGATGCGCTTCCTCCGCTGGCGCAAGGCGAACGCCCCGGGGCCGCTCCGCTCGCTCGACATCCTCTCGCTGAGCGGATACGTCGAGGAGCTGGGCCGGCAAGGCCTGGCGGCGAGCAGCATCGGACGGCACCTCGCCAGCCTCTCGACCTTCTTCCGCTACCTGGTGTCCGAGGGGAAGGTCGCGGACAACCTGGCGAAGCTCCTCGTGGCCCCGGCCGTCTGGGATCGGCTCCCCACAGTCCTCGGGCCCGCGGCCGTGGAACGGATGCTGGCCGCACCGAGGCCCGACACTCCGATGGGACGGCGCGACCGCGCGGCCCTCGAGACGCTCTACGCGACCGGCTGCCGGGCATCCGAGGTGGTCGGACTCCGGGCCGCGGATGTCGACCTGCAGACCGGGCTGGCCCGCTGCGTCGGCAAGGGGGACAAGGAACGCTGGGTCCCGCTGGGGGCCAAGGCCATCGCGGCGCTGAGGGCCTACCTCGCGGACCGACCGGGCCTCGTCTCCAGGCATCCCGAGACGCGGACCCTGTTCGTGGCCAGGTCGGGCCGCCCGCTCTCGAGGGTCGGGCTGTGGCGGATCGTCAAGAAGTCCGCGGCGGCGGCGGGTCTGAAGGGTGACGTCAGCCCGCATACCCTCCGGCACAGCTTCGCGACCCACCTCCTGGCGGGCGGCGCGGACCTTCGGGCGGTCCAGGAGATGCTCGGGCACGCCTCGATCGCCACGACCCAGATCTATACCCGGGTGGAGATGAGCCGGCTTCGCGAGGTCCACGCCCAGTTCCACCCGCGGGGCCGTCCACCCGTTGACCCGGACGCGGCCCGATGA
- a CDS encoding serine/threonine-protein kinase, whose protein sequence is MSSLLHPPGDGGDLGSIVSDVRRLEEQWQVRGDVPLEEFWRDCRRGPMSRYGDPLAHLGALIKADMRCRFERGRPAEVAQYLDRFPGLDAADSRVISLIYEEYCLREESGETPDVEGFCRRYPRWSESFVSQLRYHRLFSEAGVLENKEPNYPRPGDLFEEFRLDALIGKGGSSRVYLAQDLSLGGKRVVLKVSLDNGQEPKTQGVLDHPHIVPVNSVAYQTAEGLRGLSMPYRPGLPLDDILRKLRPGDRPARAAAVWEALLDGLHPALPTLDEGERASLRRDGPSGEGWRGFPRSGTFAEAAAWLAMVLARALHYAHEMHTFHRDVKPGNILLTVHHGPQLLDFNLAASPYVADRSEYAMLGGTLPYMAPEQIRAFLDPQSWDLVGAQSDIYSLGLVLREMLTGQAPALPNEKVPLPRAMQELLDARHTLDIDVRSLNPRVPYALQAIVSRCLQFEPGDRYPDAQALADDLDAFLHRRPLRVAVNPSRLERLRNWAIRNRGKIAINAAYLTILGGLGVAAAGAALKPDPATLPEFKQAVRDIQEGRADAAAGPLRSLVREYPRSPLPRAYLGLAQALSTRIAENDAQLSLREFFGLPGAEELLLDWMRRDPTLAARLVDFVQEQLEQLNRFKVRRYAGKSPQERAALADEDRPVERRYYEVMLRVARLALKVDPNSESLPIQMAIAEEALGEYEPAYGRLDRLIEALKPRVDRSRRDQMLHLISQRARVAMRWSGVLLQRGDGDSVAQSIKLLQDNLDGMESCQGEIFEAISTDEAPGTRVVIVYNFYWIMTECWLALTDAQRSAGLAVEAAKSSQRTKASFDRLAAFVDARALNVKPDVEALGDRVRKARADARRPR, encoded by the coding sequence ATGTCGTCTCTCCTACACCCGCCGGGCGACGGCGGGGACCTCGGCAGCATCGTGTCGGACGTCAGGCGGCTCGAGGAACAGTGGCAGGTCCGCGGCGACGTCCCGCTCGAGGAATTCTGGCGGGACTGCCGACGCGGGCCGATGAGCCGGTACGGGGATCCGCTGGCACATCTCGGCGCCCTGATCAAGGCCGACATGCGCTGCCGATTCGAGCGCGGGCGGCCGGCGGAGGTGGCCCAGTACCTGGATCGCTTCCCGGGCCTCGACGCCGCCGACAGCCGCGTGATCAGCCTCATCTATGAGGAATACTGCCTCCGGGAGGAGAGCGGGGAGACCCCCGACGTGGAGGGATTCTGCCGCCGCTATCCCCGATGGAGCGAGTCCTTCGTGTCGCAACTCCGCTACCATCGCCTCTTCAGCGAGGCCGGCGTGCTCGAGAACAAGGAGCCGAACTACCCCAGGCCCGGAGACCTGTTCGAGGAATTCCGCCTCGACGCGCTCATCGGCAAGGGGGGGTCGTCCCGGGTCTACCTGGCGCAGGACCTCTCGCTGGGGGGGAAGCGGGTCGTGCTCAAGGTCTCCCTGGACAATGGCCAGGAGCCCAAGACCCAGGGCGTGCTGGACCATCCCCACATCGTGCCCGTCAACTCCGTGGCCTACCAGACGGCCGAAGGGCTCCGGGGGCTCTCCATGCCCTATCGGCCCGGCCTCCCGCTCGACGACATCCTCAGGAAGCTGCGGCCGGGGGACCGGCCCGCCCGCGCGGCCGCCGTCTGGGAGGCCCTCCTGGACGGACTCCACCCGGCCCTCCCGACGCTGGACGAGGGAGAACGCGCGTCGCTCCGACGGGACGGCCCGTCCGGCGAGGGCTGGCGGGGCTTCCCCCGATCCGGCACCTTCGCCGAGGCGGCCGCCTGGCTCGCGATGGTCCTGGCCCGCGCGCTCCATTACGCGCACGAGATGCACACGTTCCACCGCGACGTCAAGCCGGGGAACATCCTCCTGACGGTCCACCACGGGCCCCAGCTCCTGGACTTCAACCTGGCGGCGTCCCCCTACGTGGCCGATCGGTCGGAGTATGCGATGCTGGGGGGGACCCTCCCCTACATGGCGCCCGAGCAGATCCGCGCCTTCCTCGATCCCCAGTCGTGGGACCTCGTCGGGGCCCAATCCGACATCTACTCCCTCGGGCTGGTGCTCCGCGAGATGCTCACCGGGCAGGCCCCCGCGCTGCCCAATGAGAAGGTGCCCCTGCCCCGGGCGATGCAGGAGCTCCTCGACGCACGACACACCCTGGACATCGACGTGCGGTCCCTCAACCCCCGGGTGCCGTATGCCCTCCAGGCCATCGTCTCGCGCTGCCTCCAGTTCGAGCCCGGGGACCGCTATCCCGACGCGCAGGCCCTGGCGGACGACCTCGACGCCTTCCTCCACCGACGCCCCCTCCGCGTCGCGGTCAACCCGTCGCGCCTCGAGCGCCTGCGGAACTGGGCGATCCGCAATCGCGGCAAGATCGCGATCAATGCCGCCTACCTGACCATCCTCGGCGGCCTGGGCGTCGCCGCGGCCGGCGCGGCGTTGAAGCCCGATCCCGCGACCCTCCCCGAGTTCAAGCAGGCCGTGCGGGACATCCAGGAGGGCCGCGCCGACGCCGCCGCGGGGCCGCTCCGCTCGCTCGTCCGCGAGTATCCGCGCAGCCCGCTGCCCCGGGCGTACCTGGGGCTGGCGCAGGCCCTTTCCACCCGGATCGCGGAGAACGACGCCCAGCTCTCGCTCCGCGAGTTCTTCGGGCTCCCCGGCGCCGAGGAGCTCCTGCTCGACTGGATGCGCCGGGACCCGACGCTGGCCGCCCGGCTGGTCGACTTCGTCCAGGAGCAGTTGGAGCAGCTCAATCGCTTCAAGGTCCGCCGCTACGCCGGGAAATCGCCCCAGGAGAGGGCCGCGCTCGCGGACGAGGACCGGCCGGTCGAGCGTCGTTATTACGAGGTGATGCTGCGGGTCGCCCGCCTCGCCCTGAAAGTCGACCCGAACTCGGAATCGCTCCCCATACAGATGGCCATCGCCGAGGAGGCCCTCGGGGAGTACGAGCCCGCATACGGACGCCTCGACCGGCTGATCGAGGCCCTGAAGCCCCGCGTCGACCGGTCTCGCCGCGACCAGATGCTCCACCTGATCAGCCAGAGGGCTCGCGTCGCGATGCGGTGGTCCGGCGTCCTCCTCCAGCGCGGCGACGGCGATTCGGTCGCGCAGAGCATCAAGCTGCTGCAGGACAACCTCGACGGCATGGAGTCCTGCCAGGGCGAGATCTTCGAGGCGATCTCGACGGACGAGGCACCCGGCACGAGGGTGGTCATCGTCTACAACTTCTACTGGATCATGACCGAGTGCTGGCTCGCACTGACCGACGCCCAGCGGTCCGCCGGCCTGGCCGTGGAAGCTGCCAAGTCCAGCCAGAGGACGAAGGCGAGCTTCGATCGCCTCGCCGCCTTCGTCGACGCCCGCGCGCTCAACGTGAAGCCCGACGTCGAGGCCCTTGGCGACCGGGTCCGCAAGGCGAGGGCGGACGCGCGACGTCCCCGCTAG
- a CDS encoding RNA polymerase sigma factor → MTMLSGPTFGDELSRALLDAQRGDQVAWETVFRECYPKVRRVVRRRLDRSMRSLYDSTDFASDVMKSLAANINHLSFPSVESLIAFLAHVAEQKVIDEYRRQHALKRDISRDRRLVPSDPDEAPVQLPSAEPTASQLAQANEVHERLLARRDETERAIIQLRREGHTTADIAESTGWNIRKVQRFLKDLFDTIRD, encoded by the coding sequence ATGACGATGCTGTCGGGACCGACGTTCGGTGATGAGCTATCCCGGGCCCTCCTGGACGCCCAGCGAGGGGACCAGGTCGCGTGGGAGACGGTCTTCCGGGAGTGCTATCCGAAGGTGCGCCGCGTCGTCCGGCGTCGCCTCGATCGCTCCATGCGATCGTTGTACGATAGTACGGATTTCGCCAGCGACGTCATGAAGAGCCTCGCGGCCAACATCAACCACCTCAGCTTTCCCTCGGTCGAATCCCTGATCGCCTTCCTCGCCCACGTCGCCGAGCAGAAGGTCATCGACGAATACCGCCGCCAGCATGCGCTCAAGCGGGACATCTCCAGGGATCGCCGGCTGGTCCCCTCGGATCCGGACGAGGCACCCGTCCAGCTCCCCTCGGCGGAGCCCACGGCTTCCCAGCTCGCTCAGGCCAACGAGGTCCACGAACGCCTGCTGGCCCGCCGGGATGAGACCGAGCGGGCCATCATCCAGCTGAGGCGCGAGGGGCATACGACCGCCGACATCGCCGAGAGCACCGGATGGAACATCCGGAAGGTGCAGCGGTTCCTGAAGGACCTGTTCGACACAATCAGGGATTGA
- a CDS encoding WD40 repeat domain-containing serine/threonine protein kinase: MPIQREYLRTVREACAELRSRLRDGEAIRVEAILSAYPTLGENEEAVLELIHTEVTTRHDLGQKPTLDEWQERFPDLLGRMESLLSLREVLGSEMPTLSDGSGPAPAPAAQAERGADDRFPRIANYHIIEEIGRGGMGVVYKARQSNLSRVVALKMILAGENAGLRERARLRNEAEAAAQLIHPNVVQIFEIGDHDGLPYLTMEYVVGGNLTRMIRGMPQAFRWSARLTEILARAIHVAHQRGIVHRDLNPSNILMTPDGVPKITDFGLAKFLMGEQGVSLNGVLLGTPSYMAPEQVSGGEGAIGPATDVYALGALLYEMVTGAAPFRGFTPMETLCQVVEAELVPPSRLRHGVPADLETICLKCLDREPSRRYASAADLADDLRRFGENQPIRAKRTTRLRRFLQWRRRQPLAAGLLAFSLLLSLLLLGGAVFHYLKVTESNRELEKRLSLAESEKSVVSYQRSRADGETRGVAKRSYDMLLGRVKQALDEGQPELAVQLLDGWVADDRLDLAKGFEWEYIRSLIRRARPPQKGHSGAVICVAASGRPGELVSGDASGHIIRWDTRAGTHARFRDRHAGKVLRLAYDAPSNATEGTVASLGEAAEGLQVRFWDAKQGRAVGDFRIGAMEVSDFRLSHGGTRLHLCGKMAGGDGWRAWAWVRSDGGWRADPSGARGGVTRLAWSGGEDLLAEGSSDGTVQLFRADGSPARPLEQRPAGAIQSLTVSKTGRRVAAGTDGGALLIWDAASGKLLAFSPGRYGPIRFLRFWRGDEAVVGCDGGSRLWTRLVDRPEELCILPVEGRSSFRWFALAPDERRLAAGDDRMVWTWGLADGVPGRPYRANSRLSAPIAFDADGSSLLLGCGDHSIRVWDHRDLGEEGTELGSHDGEAWSLCFDHGGAMLASGGDDHLVRIWDLKGRREIARLAGHDQTVTALSMAPRGEKPGDGPPALLASAGLDGKIFLWDLDPTRPEPAGSPARRTLLHDFGAADRLWAVSFSPHGTHLAAAGKRGVISMWDLRKPSAPPVELPAVGAAINALAYTPSGNILASSSTNGLVKFWDPDHFIPYKGRDRTGPVTWCLAFTPDGQTLVEGTADRTARFWSIQEWGVNQTILGHPMGVRGVATHPDQSLMATGCDDGKVRLWDLESSQLFYAMNGHTARVNAVAFSPDGSRLASCDHRGSVRIWSGDAPPR, from the coding sequence TTGCCAATCCAGAGGGAATATCTGCGGACCGTCAGGGAGGCGTGCGCCGAGTTGAGGAGCCGCCTCCGCGACGGGGAGGCGATCCGGGTCGAGGCAATCCTCTCCGCCTATCCCACCCTCGGCGAGAACGAGGAGGCGGTCCTCGAGCTGATCCACACGGAGGTGACGACCCGGCACGACCTGGGCCAGAAGCCGACGCTCGACGAGTGGCAGGAGAGGTTCCCCGACCTGCTGGGCCGGATGGAGTCGCTGCTGTCGCTCCGGGAGGTCCTGGGATCCGAGATGCCGACGCTGAGCGACGGGTCCGGCCCCGCCCCCGCCCCCGCCGCCCAGGCCGAGCGCGGGGCCGACGACCGGTTCCCGCGGATCGCCAACTACCACATCATCGAGGAGATCGGCCGGGGGGGCATGGGGGTCGTCTACAAGGCGCGCCAGAGCAACCTCAGCCGGGTCGTGGCCCTCAAGATGATCCTCGCCGGGGAGAATGCCGGGCTCCGCGAGCGAGCCAGGCTCCGGAACGAGGCCGAGGCCGCGGCGCAGCTCATCCATCCGAACGTGGTCCAGATCTTCGAGATCGGCGACCACGACGGGCTGCCGTATCTGACGATGGAGTACGTGGTCGGCGGCAACCTGACGCGGATGATCCGCGGCATGCCGCAGGCGTTCCGATGGTCGGCCAGGCTGACCGAGATCCTGGCCCGGGCCATCCACGTCGCCCACCAGCGCGGCATCGTGCACCGCGACCTGAATCCCAGCAACATCCTGATGACGCCCGACGGCGTCCCCAAGATCACCGACTTCGGCCTCGCCAAATTCCTGATGGGCGAGCAGGGCGTCTCGCTCAACGGCGTGCTCCTCGGGACGCCGTCCTACATGGCGCCCGAGCAGGTCTCCGGCGGCGAGGGGGCGATCGGCCCGGCGACCGACGTCTACGCCCTGGGCGCGCTCCTCTATGAGATGGTCACCGGCGCGGCACCGTTCCGCGGGTTCACGCCGATGGAGACGCTCTGCCAGGTCGTGGAGGCGGAGCTCGTCCCGCCGTCGCGGCTCCGGCACGGCGTCCCGGCCGACCTCGAGACGATCTGCCTGAAGTGCCTCGACCGGGAGCCGTCGCGGCGGTACGCGTCCGCGGCCGACCTCGCCGACGACTTGCGGAGATTCGGCGAGAACCAGCCCATCCGGGCGAAGCGCACCACCCGCCTTCGCCGCTTCCTCCAGTGGCGCCGGCGGCAGCCGCTGGCGGCGGGCCTGCTGGCGTTCAGCCTCCTGCTCTCGCTCCTCCTGCTGGGCGGGGCGGTCTTCCATTACCTGAAGGTAACCGAGAGCAACCGCGAGCTGGAGAAGAGGCTCTCGCTCGCGGAGAGCGAGAAGAGCGTCGTGTCCTACCAGAGGAGCAGGGCGGACGGGGAGACCCGCGGCGTCGCGAAGCGGTCCTACGACATGCTGCTGGGCCGGGTGAAGCAGGCGCTCGATGAAGGGCAGCCCGAGCTGGCCGTGCAACTCCTCGACGGCTGGGTGGCCGACGACCGCCTGGACCTCGCGAAGGGCTTCGAGTGGGAATACATCCGGTCGCTGATCCGCCGCGCCCGGCCCCCCCAGAAGGGGCACTCCGGCGCGGTTATCTGCGTCGCCGCGTCCGGCCGCCCCGGCGAACTGGTCTCCGGCGACGCGTCGGGCCACATCATCCGCTGGGACACCAGGGCCGGGACGCACGCCAGGTTCCGGGACAGGCACGCCGGCAAGGTCCTGCGGCTCGCCTACGACGCCCCCAGCAACGCGACCGAGGGGACGGTCGCCAGCCTGGGGGAGGCCGCGGAGGGCCTGCAGGTCCGGTTCTGGGACGCGAAGCAGGGGCGGGCCGTCGGCGACTTCCGCATCGGCGCCATGGAGGTGTCGGATTTCCGCCTCTCGCACGGCGGCACGAGGCTGCACCTCTGCGGCAAGATGGCGGGCGGCGACGGCTGGAGGGCCTGGGCCTGGGTCCGCTCCGACGGCGGCTGGAGGGCCGATCCCTCCGGGGCGCGAGGCGGCGTCACGCGACTGGCCTGGAGCGGGGGCGAGGATCTCCTGGCCGAAGGATCGAGCGATGGCACCGTTCAACTCTTCCGCGCCGACGGGTCGCCCGCGAGGCCCCTGGAGCAGAGGCCGGCCGGGGCGATCCAATCCTTGACGGTTTCGAAGACCGGTCGGCGGGTGGCGGCGGGGACGGACGGGGGCGCCCTGCTCATATGGGACGCGGCCTCGGGGAAGCTCCTGGCCTTCAGCCCGGGGCGATACGGCCCGATCCGGTTCCTCCGCTTCTGGCGGGGGGACGAGGCGGTCGTCGGATGCGACGGCGGGAGCCGGCTCTGGACGCGCCTGGTCGATCGCCCGGAGGAGCTGTGCATCCTGCCGGTGGAGGGCCGCTCCTCCTTCCGCTGGTTCGCCCTGGCCCCGGACGAGCGGCGCCTGGCCGCGGGCGATGACCGGATGGTCTGGACCTGGGGTCTCGCCGACGGCGTCCCGGGACGCCCGTATCGCGCCAACTCGCGCCTGAGCGCGCCGATCGCATTCGATGCCGACGGCTCGTCCCTATTGCTGGGCTGCGGGGACCACTCCATCAGGGTCTGGGATCACCGGGACCTCGGGGAGGAGGGGACTGAGCTCGGATCGCACGACGGCGAGGCCTGGAGCCTGTGCTTCGATCATGGCGGCGCGATGCTGGCCTCCGGCGGCGACGACCACCTCGTGAGGATCTGGGACCTGAAGGGCCGGCGGGAGATCGCCAGGCTCGCCGGGCACGACCAGACGGTCACGGCGCTCTCCATGGCCCCCAGGGGCGAGAAGCCGGGCGATGGCCCGCCGGCCCTCCTCGCCAGCGCGGGGCTGGATGGGAAGATCTTCCTCTGGGACCTGGACCCGACCCGGCCGGAGCCGGCGGGAAGCCCCGCCAGGCGGACGCTGCTCCACGACTTCGGGGCCGCGGACCGGCTCTGGGCGGTGAGCTTCAGCCCCCATGGCACCCACCTGGCCGCCGCCGGGAAACGCGGGGTGATCTCGATGTGGGACCTCCGCAAGCCCTCGGCCCCGCCCGTCGAGCTTCCGGCGGTCGGCGCGGCAATCAATGCGCTCGCCTATACGCCCAGCGGCAACATCCTCGCCTCGTCGTCCACGAACGGACTGGTGAAGTTCTGGGATCCCGATCATTTCATCCCCTACAAGGGGAGGGACCGGACCGGGCCCGTGACGTGGTGCCTGGCCTTCACGCCGGACGGCCAGACCCTCGTCGAGGGGACCGCGGACAGGACCGCCAGGTTCTGGTCGATCCAGGAATGGGGCGTGAATCAGACCATCCTCGGCCACCCGATGGGGGTACGAGGCGTCGCCACCCACCCCGATCAGAGCCTCATGGCGACCGGCTGCGACGACGGCAAGGTGCGGCTCTGGGACCTCGAGAGCAGTCAGCTCTTCTACGCGATGAATGGGCATACCGCCCGCGTCAACGCGGTGGCGTTCTCGCCGGATGGGAGCAGGCTCGCCTCCTGCGACCATCGCGGCTCGGTCCGCATCTGGTCCGGCGACGCCCCCCCTCGATGA
- a CDS encoding MFS transporter — protein MQDLAGSERRRGWLRSLGLDRPELRAWALYDWANSAMVCTIITAVFPTYYSSVACAGLEPAVASRMLAVATTIGMVFIAALSPVLGAFADYTAQKKRLLGLFLTLGLAAVAGMFFIRTGDWVLASALFILANIGANGSFVFYDALLPHIASDEEIDRVSTAGYALGYLGGGVLLALNLAWIVRPGLFGLPTDPGSTLGARLAFLSVAAWWGLFSIPLFRRVPEPRAVHPAEELHGESPVRATLERLSNTARDLKRYRNGFLMLLAFLIYNDGIGTIMRMAVVYGSEIGIKQEDLIRSILIVQFVGIPFSFLFGAIASRIGVKVSILWGLAVYTVICVIGYFMTTAGHFLLLSILVGTVQGGTQALSRSMFASLIPRDRSGEYFGFFSVAEKFAGILGPALFAAINWGTGSSRGAILGVIGFFVVGGILLWMVDVEAGQREARLDEPAEALALTPLASAATSESP, from the coding sequence ATGCAAGACCTCGCGGGATCGGAGCGGAGGCGCGGATGGCTGCGGTCCCTGGGGCTGGACCGCCCCGAGCTGCGGGCATGGGCCCTCTACGACTGGGCCAACTCGGCGATGGTCTGCACGATCATCACCGCGGTCTTCCCGACGTACTACTCCTCCGTCGCCTGCGCGGGCCTCGAGCCGGCCGTCGCCTCCCGGATGCTCGCCGTGGCCACGACGATCGGGATGGTCTTCATCGCCGCCCTCTCGCCGGTCCTGGGCGCCTTCGCGGACTACACGGCGCAGAAGAAGCGACTGCTCGGCCTCTTCCTGACGCTCGGACTCGCCGCGGTCGCGGGCATGTTCTTCATCCGGACCGGCGACTGGGTCCTCGCCTCGGCGCTGTTCATCCTGGCCAACATCGGGGCCAACGGGAGCTTCGTCTTCTACGACGCCCTCCTGCCGCACATCGCCAGTGACGAGGAGATCGACCGCGTCTCGACGGCGGGGTATGCGCTCGGCTACCTGGGCGGCGGCGTGCTCCTCGCGCTCAACCTGGCCTGGATCGTGCGTCCGGGCCTCTTCGGACTGCCGACCGACCCGGGGAGCACCCTGGGGGCGCGGCTGGCGTTCCTGTCCGTGGCGGCCTGGTGGGGACTCTTCTCGATCCCCCTCTTCCGCCGCGTGCCGGAGCCGAGGGCGGTGCACCCCGCGGAGGAGTTGCATGGGGAGAGTCCCGTCCGCGCCACCCTGGAGCGGCTGTCGAATACGGCCCGGGACCTGAAGCGGTACCGCAACGGTTTCCTCATGCTGCTCGCGTTCCTGATCTACAACGACGGGATCGGCACGATCATGCGGATGGCCGTCGTCTACGGCTCCGAGATCGGCATCAAGCAGGAGGACCTCATCCGGTCGATCCTGATCGTCCAGTTCGTCGGGATCCCGTTCTCCTTCCTGTTCGGGGCGATCGCGTCGAGGATCGGCGTCAAGGTCTCGATCCTCTGGGGCCTCGCGGTCTACACCGTCATCTGCGTCATCGGCTATTTCATGACGACGGCGGGCCACTTCCTCCTGCTCTCGATCCTGGTCGGGACCGTCCAGGGGGGTACCCAGGCGCTCAGCCGATCGATGTTCGCGAGCCTCATCCCGAGGGACCGGTCGGGCGAGTACTTCGGCTTCTTCTCCGTCGCGGAGAAGTTCGCCGGCATCCTCGGCCCGGCCCTGTTCGCGGCGATCAACTGGGGGACCGGCTCCAGCCGGGGGGCCATCCTGGGGGTGATCGGCTTCTTCGTGGTCGGCGGCATCCTGCTCTGGATGGTCGACGTGGAGGCCGGCCAGCGGGAGGCGCGGCTCGACGAGCCCGCCGAGGCCCTCGCGCTCACGCCGCTCGCCTCGGCCGCGACCAGTGAATCGCCGTGA
- a CDS encoding CDP-alcohol phosphatidyltransferase family protein → MPDMGGERGDAAGPTTQGLAAKAAPSSLRRFLGWCVHAYTASGLIAAAIMASLLLEGGPAAYRWCFLLMAIATIVDATDGTFARMVRIKEAVPSFDGRRLDDIVDFLNYTFLPILLIGRAGLVPPGTEAWLVVAMLASLYGFCQVDIKTPDGYFLGFPSLWNVVALYLYVLPVPPWAALAIVLALALFTFVPSKYLYPSQPGMLNVVSTVLGAIWVVPLGWLLWSLPSDVPPRDDPRVVRLALVSFLYPLYYIAASWVVTAIHWSRPRRAA, encoded by the coding sequence ATGCCGGACATGGGGGGGGAACGCGGGGACGCCGCCGGGCCGACGACGCAGGGGCTCGCCGCGAAGGCGGCGCCCTCGTCCCTGAGGCGGTTCCTGGGCTGGTGCGTCCACGCCTACACCGCGAGCGGGCTCATCGCGGCGGCGATCATGGCGTCGCTCCTGCTCGAGGGGGGGCCGGCGGCCTATCGCTGGTGCTTCCTGCTGATGGCGATCGCCACGATCGTGGACGCGACCGACGGCACCTTCGCCCGGATGGTCCGCATCAAGGAGGCCGTCCCGAGCTTCGACGGGCGCCGCCTCGACGACATCGTGGACTTCCTGAATTACACCTTCCTGCCCATCCTCCTGATCGGCCGGGCGGGGCTCGTACCCCCCGGGACCGAGGCCTGGCTCGTGGTCGCCATGCTCGCCAGCCTCTACGGCTTCTGCCAGGTGGACATCAAGACGCCCGACGGATACTTCCTGGGGTTCCCCTCGCTCTGGAACGTCGTGGCCCTGTACCTGTACGTGCTGCCGGTTCCCCCCTGGGCCGCGCTCGCGATCGTGCTGGCCCTGGCCCTGTTCACGTTCGTGCCGAGCAAGTACCTCTACCCGTCCCAGCCGGGGATGCTGAACGTGGTCTCGACGGTGCTCGGCGCTATCTGGGTGGTGCCGCTGGGGTGGCTGCTGTGGAGCCTGCCCTCCGACGTCCCCCCGCGAGACGACCCGCGGGTGGTCCGCCTGGCCCTGGTCTCGTTCCTGTATCCGCTCTACTACATCGCGGCGTCCTGGGTCGTCACGGCGATTCACTGGTCGCGGCCGAGGCGAGCGGCGTGA